The genomic segment ACGCCGCTTTCCAAAGAGATTTCGAGCAAAAACTGCAGGGCGATGAGAGTCTGTGTGACCGCCGGCAGATGCAGCTTTCGCTCCAGGGCGATAGTGAGGGTGAATCCCAGCGTACAGACGGAATAGAAAATGACGAGGACCTGCAGGTAGGTCGGGTACCCCATCCAGAACGCAATCACGCCCAACAGCGTGATGTAGGAGGCCAATCGCAGCGGCAGAAACCAGCCGAGACGCTTCAGTCGTTCCTGTTGCTCCATACGAGAAACGGCACCGTGGCGGTGCCGTTCTCCTCCTTTGTTTCGAGGGCAGTACGCATCGACTCGAACGCGGCCGCCTTCCCGGATATCTTAACCGATCTTTCCGATGATGTCGAACATCGGCAGATACATGGCAATCAGAATACCGCCGATGACAATACCCATAATGACGATGATGATCGGCTCGATGATCGAGGTCAGCGCCGCCACGGCGTCGTTGACTTCTTCATCGTAGAAATCGGCGATCTTGTTCAGCATGTCGTCCAGACCACCGGTCTTTTCACCCACGCCGATCATCTGAATGACCATGGGCGGGAACACGCCGGTCTCCTTCAACGGGCCGGTGATGGTGTCACCTTCGGCGATGGCCAGCACCGACTTGTTGATGGCATTGGCGACCACGATGTTGCCGGAGGTTTTGGCAGTAATTTCGAGCGCCTCCAGAATCGATACACCCGAGGCAAGCAGGGTGCTCAGCGTGCGGGTGAATCGGGCGATCGATGATTTCCGCACCAGGTTTCCAAGTACCGGCATCCGCAGGAGGATTTTATCGAAAGTCAGCGCACCCGATGGCGTCCGTTTCCAATACGCCCCCACGCCCACCAGACCTATGACGCCTAACAAGAGATACATGGAATTCGCTTTCAGGAAATTCGAGATATTCAGCACGATCTGGGTCGGCGCCGGAAGCTCGGAACCTACCCCTTGGAACATCTTGGCGAAAACCGGCACGATGAACGTCAACATGGCTATGGTCACGCCTGTCGCGACGACGACGATGACCGACGGGTACATCATCGCGCCTTTGACTTTCCGAACCAGCTTGTCGGCTTTCTCGCGGTAAACCGCCAGACGAACCAGGATGGCATCCAGCGCACCGCCCACTTCGCCGGCCTCGACCATATTCACATAGAGTTGGTCGAACACTTTGGGATGCCGGGCCATGGACTCGGAAAGGGTGGCACCTCCCTGCACGCTGTCTTTCACCTGCGTAACCACCTTGGACATCTCCTTGTTTTCGGACTGGGACGCCAGGATCTCAAGGCACTGAACCATCGGCAGGCCGGCGCCGATCATGGTGGCGAACTGCCGGGTAAAGCGCGAGATCTCGATCTTCTTGATGCCCGTGCCGAACTTGATGTTGAGCTCCGCCGCCCGTTTTGAGATCGACGTGACCAGGATACGATTCTGCCTGAGCACCCGCTCCAGCTCGGCGCGGTTGTTGGCCTTCATCGACCCCTGGACCGCGGCCCCGGCGAGGGTCTTTCCTTTGTATTCAAATACCGGCATGGTAATACGTCCTTTCTGACCTCACCTCACGCGTAGGCCGGGCTCTTGGAGCGGGAGAGCATTTCGCTCAGCTCCTGCGTGTTGTGACTGAAACTCATGGCGTCGTTTATCGTGATCCTGCCGGCCGTGTACAGCTCGGCAAGCGATTGATTCATTGTCTTCATGCCGTATTTCTGCCCGGACTGGATCATGGAGTAGATCTGGTGGATCTTGTCGTCGCGGATGATGGCGCGAATGGCCGGCGTGGCGATCATGACCTCCATCGCCATGACCCGTCCGCCGCCCACCTTGGGGATGAGGGCCTGCGACACCACTGCCTGCAGACAGAACGACAGCGCCACCCGGACCTGCTCCTGCTGATTGTTGGGGAACACGTCGACGATACGGTTGATCGTTTCCGCGCACGAGTTCGTGTGCAGCGTGGCGAACGCCAGGTGGCCGGTTTCGGAGATGGTCAGTGCCGATTCGATCGTCTCCAGATCCCGCATCTCACCGACCAGCACGACATCGGGGTCCTCGCGGAGGGCATATTTCAGAGCGGCAGAAAATGAATTGGTGTCCGAATACACCTCGCGCTGATTGACCAGCGCCATCTGGTGACGATGCAGGTATTCGATCGGGTCCTCCACCGTGATGATATGCACCGGGCGTTCCTTGTTGATCTTGTCGATGATCGCGGCGAGCGTCGTGGATTTACCGGAACCGGTGGGTCCGGTGACGAGCACCAGGCCGCGCGGCAGCTTGGCGAACTCGGCGATGACCTTGGAGAGTCCGAGTTCCTCGAACGTGCGGATATTGAACGGGATCTGGCGAATCGCCACCGCCACATTGCCGCGCTGCATGAACATGTTGCAGCGGAAGCGGCTCATCTGTTCGATACCGAATGAGAAATCGAGTTCCGAGTTCTGTTCAAATTTGAGTTTCTGCTTTTCGTTGAGCATGGAGTACGCGAGCTTCTTTATCTGCTCGCTGGTCAACAGATCGATGCCGGAGAGGCGCTGAAGCTTGCCATCGACACGTACCACGGGCGGCGAACCAACGGTAAGGTGCAAATCCGACGCGCCCAGTTTGACCATCTGTTCCAATAACTCGCGCAGCGACATATTGTCTGTCCCCTATGTTCAACCGTGTCTGATCGAAAGGTAAGCCTACCTACCATATATCGGCGGCTGGGGCTGATACTTGACGGGGGAACTTGTTGTCCGGGCGAGGTAAGTGTATGCCCGGCAAAGGAGACGGGACCTGACGCCGGCTGACCTCAGCTAAAGGTAACGGCAAATACCTCTTCGATGGTCACCAGGCCGGCCTTCATTTTCTCAACTGCGGCCATACGCAGACTGCACATGCCTTCTTCGACCGCAGCCTTGCGTATGTCCGAGTCCGAGGCCTTGGCCAGAATCAGATTCTCGATAGCCGGCGTGATCGGCAGCACCTCGAAAATACCGGTTCGTCCCGCCTTGCCGGTGCCGTTGCAGTCATTGCAGCCAACCCCCTTGAAGGCGCGGATATTCCGGAGCATCTCCTTGGGGACCTTGAGGCTTTCCACCTGTTCCTGCGTGAGATTGACCTCTTCTTTGCACCGCTGACAAATCTTGCGCATCATACGCTGAGCCATGATGAGCTTGGTGGCGGAAGCGACGAGGTAATATGGGACGCCCATATCGATGAGTCGCGTGACCGACGACGGCGCGTCATTCGTATGCAGCGTGGAGAAAACAAGGTGACCGGTAAGAGCGGCCTTGATGGCGATCTCCGCCGTCTCACTGTCTCGTATCTCACCGACCATGATGATATCCGGGTCTTGTCGCAGGAACGACCGCAGCGCGGCAGCGAAGGTGAGACCGATCTCCGATCTGACCGCCACTTGATTGATCCCCTCGAAATTGAACTCGACCGGGTCTTCCGACGTGATGATGTTCACGTCGGTCGTATTCAACTGCTGCAGCGCCGAATACAGCGTGGTGGTCTTACCTGAACCCGTCGGGCCGGTCACGAGAATGATGCCGTACGGCGAATGGATCTTCTCGTCAAACTTGGACAGGTCCTCCTGGCGGAATCCGAGCTGCGTCATGTCGATCCGCAACGCCATCGGATCCAGAATTCGCATAACGACCTTCTCGCCAAAAATGGTGGGCAGCACCGAAACACGCAGATCGACCGTACGTCCGGCGATCTTAACCTTTATGCGTCCGTCCTGCGGCAGGCGACGCTCGGAGATATCCAGGTCGGCCATGATCTTGATACGCGATACGATCGCCGCACGGTATTTGAAGGGGAGCGGCGCCATCTCCTGAAGGTCACCGTCGATACGGTAGCGGACGCGGATGCGCTTCTCATACATTTCGAAGTGAATATCTGAGGCCCCCATGCGAATGGCATCGCCAATAATGGAATCGACCAGCTTGACCAGCGGTTTGTCCTGTATGGCCGACAACAGATCGGATTCACTCTGCACGTCCTCGGCGGACACTACCTCCAGATCCGAATCTTCCAGTCCCTTAACGATCTCCGACAGGCCGCTGCTGTCCGAATAGAACGCTTCGATCGCCTTCTCGATCGCTTTCTCGGGAGAGATGACCGGCTGGACGGTGCAGCCGGTGATGAATTTGACGGCGTCCAGGACGTAGATGTTGTTCGGATCGCTGATGGCGACCAGCAGCGTCTTGTTCAGCTTGGAGATGGCGATGACTTTGAATTTGCGGGCGATATCGAGCGGGATCAGCTTGACGACTTCGGGATTCAGCTCGATGTCGCTGAGACGGAGCGCGCCGATCTTGAGATGCTTGCCGACAAAACTGGCGAGTTCATCTTCGGACTGCACCGCGCCGATCTGCACCAGCGCAGTAATGAACTTCTCTTTCTTCTCTCTGACAATATTGAGCGCACGTTCCGCCTGCTCCGGAGTGATCTTGCCCGCGCTGACTAAGAGGGAACTGAGTTCTGCCGACATTGCCTTCGATCCACACGTCGCTTACGACAAAGCGTTGTTTAGTGACGGTCTGCCGCTCTGGCCGGCGACCGACCCCATCGTTCAATCCTGGAAAATATCGTCGAGCCGATCCTGCGCCACGTCGGCAAAATCACGACTGATGGCCGGCTTATCCCCGCCTTTGTGCGTGATCTGTTCGAACACTTTCACCAGTTCCTGAGCGGTCTCGCGTGCGTACAGGCGGACCATGCCGATCGTTGTACGATCATCGAATATCACCACCAGAATGGAACGTTCCCCCACCAGCGACATATGGATGTGGTCTTTCTTGCCCTGGTGAAACAGGACCGAAAACTCGGGCTCACCGACCAGGCGGGCGATCTCCTTGGTAGACGCAAACGACCCGGCCAACAGGGCGGCCAGCGCCGTGGTATCGAGCGAGTGCGTGAATCCCTGCCGCGTGATCAGGTGACCATCCTTGTCCACCAGCAGCGCGCATTTCGCCTCCGCGCCTTTGAGCATCTTGCTCAACAAGGCGTCGATCTTGTTGATCTCTTCTTCGTAAATGATCAGGGTCTCGTCAGACATGTCAGCCTCCTACCTGCCTATTTCAAACCAAACAAACGCTTGAAGAAACCGCGTTTTCTGGTGTCACCCCGACGCCGCAAGGAAGGAGCCATCTGGGGCGAAATTCTCCCGGTGGAATGTTCTTCCGATGCTGTCGATCTATGCACATCCGTGATCTCTTCTTCTTCCCGAATAGCCGGCCCGGCAGCAACCGGCGTTGGCGCCGCCACGGCAGTTCGTGCTTCCCGTGCCGCCGCCCGCTCGGACCCCGGGTACGGGCGGTACGGCGCCGGTTCGTACGGTGCGTGCGCCGCCGCGCCCACCACAGGCACCCGGCCGCTCTGCGAAGCGCTCGATTCGCCGGAACCGGACGCCATAGCGGTCGATGGTTCCACTAACGTGGCGGCGGACGCAGGACGCGATCGGGCGGTGCTGGCGGTTTTGGCCTTATCCAGCACCAGTTTGATAACCAGTTTGAGGGTATCGAACACGCCGTTGCCGATCGTAGCCGACGCTTCGAATGTTGGCCAGCCGCGCTTGTTGAGCTGTGCGTTCAGCTGCTCGACGGACAGGATGTTGGGCAGATCGCGCTTATTGAATTGCAGCACGAACGGTATCTCGTCCATGGAATATCCATATTCGGCGAGGTTCTCTTCCAGGTTCAACAATGATTCGAGGTTCTCGTCCATCTTGTCGGTCTGGCTGTCGGCCACGAACACGACCCCATCAACTCCGCGCAACACGAGCTTTCTCGTGGCGTTGTAGTAGACCTGGCCCGGTACGGTGTACAGTTGGAATTTGGCGGTAAAACCGTTGATGCTGCCGATGTTGATGGGCAGGAAATCGAAGTACAGCGTGCGGTCCGCCTCAGTCGCGAGCGAAATAAGCTTCCCGCGGGTGCTTTGCGGCACTTTGGCGTGGACATACTGCAGGTTGGTCGTCTTACCGGACAATCCCGGCCCGTAGTACACGATCTTGCAGCACACCTCACGCGAGGAGTAATTAATCGATACCATACCGTATCCCCGACACTCTTCCAGGCTCTCAGTTGATGCTCTTCAGTCGGCCGATGGCGTTCTTGATCTCAAGACGTATCAGACCGATGTTGACTTCCTTCTCTGCCGTGACAACCAGGATGCCAAGCCCGGCGTCGGTGAAAAACAACTTGGCGTCGTCGGCCTCAATGGTCACCTGGCTCAAGGGACTTGTCCGCAGGCGATCCAGCGACTTTTGAATATTGGTCGTGATCGAGGCCGCCAGCGCCCCAACAGTCTCGCTTTCGAAGCCGGCCTCAAGATCAGCGGCGATCACGATCCCATCGTTGCCCACCACCATCGAACCGGTGATGCCGGGGGTTTTGTTCAACTCATTCAGCACTTGATACATGTATCTTCTCCGCGTTAATATCCTGCTTCGCTGCGAAACGCTCGGTCATATATCGGCGAATCATCTCCATTGCCTGACTGACCCGGATGCTCAGGGTATCGTCACTCAGCCTCTCGGCCAGGACCAGGAGACTGTACTGCTGGTCACGCGCCACCATCAAACGTTTGTCTTTGAGAGTCAAATCGAGCCGGTCCGGCGCCCCCAGCCGGGTGCGATCGAGTACACGGCGATTTGCATCCAGAAAGAGAAGGGACAGCGGCGCCCAGTCATCGGGATTCAGAGTGCCGCGTTTGAAACTGGACAAGGGCAACCCTTCATAGTCCACCACTACCGCCATGAAAACGGAACCGTGCTCGCCGATATAGCGGGTGGCCCGGTCGAAGCCGTTCAGTTCAGGCTGGTTTCCGGACGGATGCTGCTCAGATGCCGAGCCGCCGTGGCGACGGTTGTCATATTCCAGTGGGGGAATGGGGAGTGATTCGCTGGTGATGCCGCGTTCCTTCGATATGGCGATCGAGGTCATCCCGGCAGGCAGGTTCTCGCGCTGCAGCGAGGGTCGTACCTGGGCGCGGCGCGGTTCCTTCTGACCGGTCACTTCATTGAAGAGTGGTCTGAGAGCAAAAGGCGCGGCCGCAATATGCAGCAATACGGCGGGTAGGTAGCCGAATGTACCGAGCGTCAGCGCCGCACGCCAGCCCATATCGAACATGACCGTCACCAGGAGTCCGAATACGATGCCAAGGGCAAGCCGATACACGAACGATCCCAGAACTGCCTGGAACCTGCTCATGGCGGTCATACCGCGCTGGGAAACGAGCACGACACACGCGTAGTACAGAAGCTCCAGACCGACAAACCAAACCGAGACCCGCATGACCTGGGTGCCGAGCCGCTCTGGGAACAAGAGCAACGGAACAATCCAGAGCACCAGGGTGATCAGCAGGATCAGGCGGCCAATTCGTTCAGGTATTTGCATATTCCGTGTCCTTATCTACTTACCTGATATCTGTCCACCAGGGCCGAGATCCTCATTCTCAGTGTCCCCAGATTGATTTTCGCGTTGCCGGCGAAGAGGAATAATCCGTCCTTCACCCGCACGAGGTAGAAAACGACGCGGCCGTTTTCAACCAACAAACTTTTTACCTTACCGAACGACGCTTTCACCAGTTCCTGGTTAAGGAAATTGTCAACTTCCGCCAGTGTTGCTGCACACGTATGAGCATCGAAACTGGTATCCCATTGTGCGTCCACTACCAGTCCCTCGCGGTTTATGAACAGGGCCCCCTCTATGTCGGGAATGGCCACGGCGTGTCGAATCAGATCGGGCGGGGCGGACAGACTGACCACCAGCTCCGGTCGTGCGCCGCTGTCAGCCGTCGTCTCCGTCGAAATCTCGCTCGGATTAAGGTCCAGACCACTGCGTGGCTCGATCATGCCGGCCTGTTCAGCTGGTAATTTCAGCGCGATTTCCAGAAGTTTCTTGATCTGGTCATTATTGGGATCGGCATCATAGAGTTTACGAAGGAGTTTGACCGCGGCGTTGAATTCTCCCTTGTAGATATAAATCTCGGCCAGGAGCAGTTCTATCGCCCGGGAGGCGCCTTCGATCTCAATTGCTTTCTTGATCTCTGCTTCGGCCCAATCGTATAGACCGCGGTCAAGGTTGATCTTGGCCATCACGACATGAGCAGAACCGTACGACGGATGGATACGCAAACCGCCCTGACAGATACGGAAGGCCTTTTCCAGATCTCCCTTCTTGCGGTACGCTTCGGCGAGCGCCGCGAAGATCTGGGAATTCGGATCGACCTCCATGATTTTCTGGCACTTGCCGATTCGTTCTTCCAACTCCGCGATTATGGACATGCCGTGCTTTCTGTTAACCTTAATTCCATCAATGCGTTGTCAAACGTCAAAAATACGCGCGCCTGATAATAATAAGCTGGGCAATCAGTTGTGTCAACTCAATTGCACGAATGTTGTCAGCTCAGAACCCTCTTGGTCTCATAAAGGCCATAAGCGAACAAACCGGTCATGGCTACCAGCATCGCCGGGACGATAAACCTATTCATGTTCAACACGCCAAAGCCAGTCAAGAGGACCGCCAATTGGCTTAGCCCCAAAACTACAAACGCACCCGCGAAAACGAGCCAGCTCTTGCTTAGCTGGCCGCCCTTCACCACCATAAACACCTGGAAACAGAACACAGCGCAGACGGCCGCCGCCACTAAAATCAGCAGGGTGAACGGCAGTGGGGGCACCGCGCTGATCACCACCGGTGCCGCTTCATCCTGGGCCGTCAGCGGGCTCACACATACCGTCAACCATGCGAGAAATGAAAGGACACGCGTTTTCATACATCACCCTCGTACCAGTTTTACGACTCTATCCGCACGCTTGATCGTGCTATAGAAATTGTCTTCGATACCAAATCGTTGCACGAGCTCACGGCGGAGAGCCAGCGGTTCGGAGATCTCTTTCTTCACCCGATTCACGACTTCGCGAAACGCTCCCGCGCCAAGCAGGTCGTAGACATACACCAGTTGCTCGGACAACATCCGCTCCAGGTTGGACATCAGCACGTGATACCTTGTCTCCGAAGGCAGCGACTTGACGGCCGAAAGAAACTTGTCGAATGACGGCACCAGGTCTGACCCGGGATCGACCCCGGGGAAAAACGTGAGGATGCCGGTGCGGTACTGCGCTACATATGACGAATACCGGCTGTTTTGGTCTCCGAGCATATCTTCCACCACCGTGCGGATTCTATAGAAACAGTTGCTGTAAAGCGTAAAGATGAGCGAGAACGCCACTTCTTCCTCATCCTCCTGTTCGGTCGGTTCGGGTGTCCGCTTGCCGGCCACTTCGATAAGGCCGTTCACCACCAGCCGATAGATCGATCGGCAGGTCACGAATTCCCCCATGGGAGACATATCAATTATGTCCGGTACGGTGCGCTCCCCGTTTATGAGCGAGAGAATGCGGAATTCGTCGAGCGCCAATACGACCTCTTCATTGGGGACACGGGGGGATTTGTTCATTCGGAGGAGCACGTCGTCAGGCGGCAGCACTTTCTGTATCTCGATCCATTCATCGATCCGGCGTGTCCCTTCCATAATTACGTTCATAGTGCTCAGTTCGATCAGGAACGGCGCATTCTTGGGAGCGCTTCCTTCGTGGAAGATGAAGTCCCCCTCCGCCCACGAGAAGAGGTTGTAGACGATCTCTTCGATCTGGAGCTTCAGGCAGGATGCGATCTCTTCCTTATCGAAGAGGTTCATGTCGATCAGCGTGGTCCCGAGTTGCCGTCCGGTCTGCTTATGCAGCGTGATGGCTCGCTCCAGGTCCTGTTTTGATATCTTGCCCCGCTTCAACAACAGGTTGCCCAGCAGGTCTTCGGCGCTGTTCACCGAGGAGGCGAAGATGATATTCCCCTCCTTGAACGCCACCTCCTTTTGACGGGTCGCTGTCTTGCATTCGAGAATCCCGGTTTTCTTGCCGGTGGCCAGCAGTTGGAGGATATCCGGGAACGAGACCGTCTTGAGATTTCCTGACAAACTCATGCTTGTGTAATCCCGTGAGCCATGGTTATATCACGGTGCACGAAGGCACCTGCTACTTCTTTGTCTGTATCGGGCGAACGGAGGTATTTCTTTATGAACGGCGACAAAATGTCTCAGGGGAAATCGGCTCGAACTGCTTTCAGGGAGTGCAGATACGGGCCGTTTCGGCTCAGGTCCCACAGGTAGTCCGGAAGCTCCCGGTCGACACGTAATTCGCCCGGGGAATGCTCCTGCGGCTGCCGTGGTTCAATTCTTGAACAGACGATACGCGCGAGTCCACGGCGTCTGGCGGCAAGCCAATCATCCGCAGTAGGATACCAGTTGCTTCCGACGATCAACGCCGAGTTCGAACCCACGAGTTCCAGGCTATTCGCTGCTGGAAATGTCTTCACGAATATGAGCACGGCGTCATCGCAGGCAAGCTCTATGGCCCGTTCGGCGGCCCGATATCCGTCGCCGGAACCGGCCGGATGACCCGCTCCGAAATAGGCTATATGCAATCCGCCCAAAGGTGGGTCCATGTTGTGAGCCCGAACATCGCTGATGCTGGGGCGTAGCGATGACGCCGCCAGGAGCTTCTGGGCGTGCAGAGAGTCCGCCATGCGCAGCAGGTCCGCAACCGCATCGTATTCACAGGCCATGATGAACAGGTACCGTATACGGTCGATCCCCTTGTCGCCGAGCACGGGTGCAATCACCCGTTCGCCAATCGAGTACTCTTTGGCCGATGCGCCGGTAATGATGAGATCTGCAGTTCCCTTCTCGCCGGTTGGAACGACAGACGCGACACCGCCGGGAATACTGAAACACATGATTTTGCGCTCTGCCTCGCCGCCGACACTGACGGCGTAGACGAGCCCGATGTTCGCCGTAAGCATGGCGGCAAAAATGGCAATACGTCGAAACGGTCTATTCCGGATGGCCCACGTCAACAACAGCAGGAATGCATATGCGGCCAGCACCGCAGCCAATTCGACATTCCGGGACGCCAGGCGTCCGACATCGATCACCGGCATGTTGTCGCCTCCGAACAGCTCGAGTGTCCATAATAGGAACCGCATCAGGACATCGACCAGTGAACCAACCATCAGGCCCAATGGTGGCAGAATGAGGTGCGCTATAAGCAGTATCAGCACCCCTATGACAGACATGCTGACCAACGGGACAATGATCAAGTTGGCCGGAAGCGACAGAAGCGGCACTCGTCCGAAATAGTAGACTATCAGCGGCGAGGAGACAACCTGCGCGACCAATGACACGATGAGCGGAAACACCAGCCAGATGTACCACCTCTTGCTTTGATAGTGCTCGAAAAACCCGGTGAACTTGGCGACTATAAACACCAGCCCCCAGGCGGTGACAAAGGACAACTGGAAGCCAACATCAAACATCTGAGCCGGATCGACCAGCAGAACGATCAGCGCCGTAAGCGCGATGAGGTTGTTGAGGTCATAGCGTCGATTCAGCAACCCGGCAATGATCACCAAACCTGCCATAACCGAGGCCCGGATGACAGAGGGCTCGCCGTACGAAAGTCCGGCGAAGAGCGCAGTAATCACGAGAAGCAGTATGGCCCGCCCTGTCCGCGAAAGTCCCAACGGCCGAAACAACCAGGCCATCACCAGCAGCACCAGGGCAACGTTTGAACCTGAGACCGCCAACAGATGAAGCGTACCGCTGTCGCGAAACCGGGCGTAGACCGATGCCGGAATATCGCGGGTCTCTCCGATGAGAAATCCTGAAGCAAGGGCAGCCGCAGCCGGAGACAGATCGGCGTAAAGGGCGTCTCTGATGCTGTTCCGCAGGCGATCAATAGAGCTGACTACTCCGTACGAGGAACGGTGATCGATGCGAACATCCAGCAATGTCGGCAGATAGACGATACCGAAGACACCCTTCAGCGCCATGAAGCGACGGTAACTGAAGCGGCTATTATCGCCCGACTCGTGCAGCGTATAGATGCGGCCGAAGAACTCGATGCGGTCGCCTCGTTGCAGAGCAGTTGTCGTATCAGTAATCTTGAGAAGTACGGCGCCACGGACAGTGTGGCTGTTGGTATCGACAAGCGAATCCAGCGTGATCTTCAATTCCGTGCGATTCGGCTTGAGATCAGGCCAGTCTGCAACGCGCCCATAGATATGGTAAACAGTCCGCTCATTGGCAACCTGACTAACATGGTTCGGTCCCAGATCGTAGACGGACAGCGCGAAGTGGCAGGCAGCCGCAAGCCCCAACGACCCGGCCAGCGAAATGGCCGTGACCAGATGCCATCGGCGGTACATCCCCCACAACCCGGCCAGGGCAAGCGCCAGTGAGCCGAGCACGAGGTCCCCGGCCGCAATCTGGCTGGCGTTCGCCAGCGCTATTCCCGTTACGACAAACAACAGGACGAAAAGCGACGGGTACTGCCGTATCATGAAATCAGACCGGCTTGGATCTCTTTTTCATGAGCGCGTTCAGGAGTAATCTCATTTCGTGGATCCTGAAAAGCGAGCAGAAGAGAAGGTACAGGATGGAACCCACCACCAGTGGTACGACCGCACGTACGATCCGCGCCCACAACGCCGTGTCATCGACGAACATGTAGACAGGAAGATATTTTGCGGCAACAAAAGCGAGCGCCGCGGCGATGGCTATTTTCAGGAAGTTGATGCTTACTCCGCGAAATGAAACCTCCACTCCCTTCCGCGGCAAATAGTACAACAACAGGCCAAAATTCACCAATCCCGCAATCGAGGTCGCCGCGGCCAAACCGGCGAAATTCCACCAAACTATGAACGGCCAATAGAGAATCATATTCAGAACCACCGACGCGATAGACACACGCATCGGGAGTCGGGCGTCGCCCAGAGCATAAAACACCGGCACTATAACACGCACGGCGGCAAACCCGATGAGGCCATACGAATAGTGCAGGAGCGCCAGTGCGGTGTTAAGCATGTTGGCTTCAGAGAACGCACCATATCGGTAAGTGAGGGCTACGATCTCGCGCCCGAGGAGCGCCAGGGCGACCGCCGACGGCACGATCAACAGAAAATTCAGGTTAAGCGCCTCGTGAAAGGTGCGGCTCATTTCTTTCATATCGCCGCGACTGGCGATCTCGGAGGCGCGCGGCAGCGCCACGGTACCGAGCGCGACACCGAACACACCCAGCGGAAAATGCATGAGCCGGTAAGCGTAATTGAGATACGATATGGACCCCTCGGTCAGGAACGAAACCAACAGCGTATTGAGCAAAATGTTGATCCGCCCGGCAGACAGCCCGATCATCATCGGCGTGAACAGCCGCAGCATCTTCCGCATCCCGGCATCGAACCAATTCACGCGGAATCGATACCGGTAACCGATCCGACGAAGTGACGGCAGTTGTATGACGATCTGCCCAATCCCACCAATGACCACGCCTATAGCCAGCGTGTACACGGGGACGGCGAAGAGGTGATAGAGGATGAGGACGGAAAGGATGCTTCCCACGTTGAACATGGCCGAGGAAACCGCCGGCAGGCCGAAACGATCGAATGAGTTCAACATCCCCATCACCAGCGCCGACACCGATACGAGCGGGAGAAACACCCACATGATCCGGGTGAGGTTGACCGTCAGATTGAACTTGGTCGCATCCTGGGTGAAGCCGTGCGCGGTGAGATAGATGATCGCCGGCGTGGCCGCCATGCCCAGAAGGGTCACTACTCCCAGCACCAGTAACATCGAGGTGAGGACATTGTCGGCCAGGCGGAACGCTTCCTGATTCGACTCCTTGACCAGCTTCTCCTTGAAAACCGGAATGAACGATGATGATAGCGCCCCCTCGGCGAACAGGTCGCGCAACAAATTGGGTATGCGAAATGCCGTCACGAAGGCATCCGTGGCCATCCCGGCGCCGAAGAAATAGG from the Candidatus Zixiibacteriota bacterium genome contains:
- a CDS encoding DUF4388 domain-containing protein, with the translated sequence MSLSGNLKTVSFPDILQLLATGKKTGILECKTATRQKEVAFKEGNIIFASSVNSAEDLLGNLLLKRGKISKQDLERAITLHKQTGRQLGTTLIDMNLFDKEEIASCLKLQIEEIVYNLFSWAEGDFIFHEGSAPKNAPFLIELSTMNVIMEGTRRIDEWIEIQKVLPPDDVLLRMNKSPRVPNEEVVLALDEFRILSLINGERTVPDIIDMSPMGEFVTCRSIYRLVVNGLIEVAGKRTPEPTEQEDEEEVAFSLIFTLYSNCFYRIRTVVEDMLGDQNSRYSSYVAQYRTGILTFFPGVDPGSDLVPSFDKFLSAVKSLPSETRYHVLMSNLERMLSEQLVYVYDLLGAGAFREVVNRVKKEISEPLALRRELVQRFGIEDNFYSTIKRADRVVKLVRG
- a CDS encoding ComEC/Rec2 family competence protein, giving the protein MIRQYPSLFVLLFVVTGIALANASQIAAGDLVLGSLALALAGLWGMYRRWHLVTAISLAGSLGLAAACHFALSVYDLGPNHVSQVANERTVYHIYGRVADWPDLKPNRTELKITLDSLVDTNSHTVRGAVLLKITDTTTALQRGDRIEFFGRIYTLHESGDNSRFSYRRFMALKGVFGIVYLPTLLDVRIDHRSSYGVVSSIDRLRNSIRDALYADLSPAAAALASGFLIGETRDIPASVYARFRDSGTLHLLAVSGSNVALVLLVMAWLFRPLGLSRTGRAILLLVITALFAGLSYGEPSVIRASVMAGLVIIAGLLNRRYDLNNLIALTALIVLLVDPAQMFDVGFQLSFVTAWGLVFIVAKFTGFFEHYQSKRWYIWLVFPLIVSLVAQVVSSPLIVYYFGRVPLLSLPANLIIVPLVSMSVIGVLILLIAHLILPPLGLMVGSLVDVLMRFLLWTLELFGGDNMPVIDVGRLASRNVELAAVLAAYAFLLLLTWAIRNRPFRRIAIFAAMLTANIGLVYAVSVGGEAERKIMCFSIPGGVASVVPTGEKGTADLIITGASAKEYSIGERVIAPVLGDKGIDRIRYLFIMACEYDAVADLLRMADSLHAQKLLAASSLRPSISDVRAHNMDPPLGGLHIAYFGAGHPAGSGDGYRAAERAIELACDDAVLIFVKTFPAANSLELVGSNSALIVGSNWYPTADDWLAARRRGLARIVCSRIEPRQPQEHSPGELRVDRELPDYLWDLSRNGPYLHSLKAVRADFP
- the murJ gene encoding murein biosynthesis integral membrane protein MurJ, which translates into the protein MSTESSTRKSIAGSAWLVSLGTAFSRVSGLIREQVMAYFFGAGMATDAFVTAFRIPNLLRDLFAEGALSSSFIPVFKEKLVKESNQEAFRLADNVLTSMLLVLGVVTLLGMAATPAIIYLTAHGFTQDATKFNLTVNLTRIMWVFLPLVSVSALVMGMLNSFDRFGLPAVSSAMFNVGSILSVLILYHLFAVPVYTLAIGVVIGGIGQIVIQLPSLRRIGYRYRFRVNWFDAGMRKMLRLFTPMMIGLSAGRINILLNTLLVSFLTEGSISYLNYAYRLMHFPLGVFGVALGTVALPRASEIASRGDMKEMSRTFHEALNLNFLLIVPSAVALALLGREIVALTYRYGAFSEANMLNTALALLHYSYGLIGFAAVRVIVPVFYALGDARLPMRVSIASVVLNMILYWPFIVWWNFAGLAAATSIAGLVNFGLLLYYLPRKGVEVSFRGVSINFLKIAIAAALAFVAAKYLPVYMFVDDTALWARIVRAVVPLVVGSILYLLFCSLFRIHEMRLLLNALMKKRSKPV